From a single Aestuariibius sp. HNIBRBA575 genomic region:
- the mazG gene encoding nucleoside triphosphate pyrophosphohydrolase, whose product MSDDLINDPKGGMPRLVEIMRRLRDPKTGCPWDIEQNFSTIAPYTIEEAYEVADAIEREAWDELKGELGDLLFQSVFHAQMADEAGLFNIDDVANTMSDKMVARHPHVFGDESREKSAQQQSADWEQIKAAERAAKSQTRVLDGVAPGLPALLRALKLQNRAARVGFDWPDTSHVLDKLIEESRELIEARDQMTQDAVEDEMGDLLFVLANLARHMGVDPEQALRRTNQKFIRRFNAVEDALTAKGSSPAQSDLAEMDTLWNAVKAAEKISD is encoded by the coding sequence ATGTCTGACGATCTGATTAATGACCCCAAAGGTGGAATGCCGCGTTTGGTTGAAATAATGCGCCGCCTGCGTGACCCAAAAACAGGCTGTCCGTGGGATATTGAACAGAATTTCAGCACCATCGCCCCCTACACAATCGAAGAGGCCTACGAAGTGGCGGATGCGATCGAACGCGAAGCCTGGGACGAGCTAAAGGGCGAATTGGGCGATTTGCTGTTTCAATCGGTGTTTCACGCGCAAATGGCCGATGAGGCGGGCCTGTTTAACATCGACGATGTGGCCAACACGATGTCGGATAAAATGGTGGCGCGCCATCCGCATGTGTTTGGCGATGAATCCCGTGAAAAATCGGCCCAGCAACAAAGTGCGGATTGGGAACAGATCAAAGCCGCCGAACGTGCGGCAAAATCCCAGACACGGGTTCTGGATGGGGTGGCTCCGGGATTGCCTGCATTGTTGCGCGCGCTGAAATTGCAAAACCGCGCCGCGCGGGTTGGGTTTGATTGGCCTGATACGTCGCATGTGCTGGACAAATTGATCGAGGAATCGCGTGAATTGATCGAAGCGCGGGACCAGATGACGCAGGATGCGGTCGAGGATGAAATGGGGGATCTTTTGTTTGTGCTGGCCAATCTGGCCCGGCATATGGGGGTGGATCCAGAACAGGCCCTGCGCCGCACCAATCAGAAATTCATTCGCCGTTTCAACGCGGTAGAGGATGCCCTGACCGCCAAAGGATCCTCACCTGCGCAATCAGATCTGGCTGAAATGGATACGCTCTGGAATGCAGTAAAAGCCGCAGAAAAAATTTCTGATTAA
- a CDS encoding Fe(3+) ABC transporter substrate-binding protein produces the protein MTLRTALFATLAATTALPALADVNIYTTRQPELIQPVMDAFTAETGIAVNLAFVDGGIVERLLAEGSRSPADLVMTVDIANLKSIADADVLAPVSSETLDTAVPANLRDPEGLWFGLTTRARIIYASRDRVADGEVTTYEDLADDKWEGRICTRSGVHNYNLALMSAIIAHHGEEGAATWASEVRDNLARTPQGNDRAQVKAIWAGECDISLGNTYYMGKMVNNEEQIEWAGSVRIVFPTFENGGTHVNVSGIGLTQSAPNREEAVQLMEFLVSPTAQSIYAEENYEYPVLDGADVSELVGSWGSFTADETPLTDLAGHRADALRIMEEVNFDG, from the coding sequence ATGACCCTTCGCACTGCCCTTTTTGCAACTCTTGCCGCAACAACTGCCCTGCCCGCGCTGGCCGATGTCAACATCTATACAACCCGTCAGCCCGAACTGATCCAGCCTGTTATGGATGCGTTCACCGCCGAAACCGGCATCGCTGTGAACCTTGCTTTTGTGGATGGTGGCATTGTGGAACGCCTGCTGGCCGAAGGCAGCCGGTCTCCCGCCGATCTGGTCATGACCGTGGACATCGCCAACCTGAAATCGATTGCGGATGCCGATGTTCTGGCGCCCGTTTCCAGCGAAACACTGGACACAGCCGTGCCTGCAAATCTGCGTGACCCAGAGGGTCTGTGGTTCGGTCTGACCACACGCGCACGCATCATTTATGCCAGCCGCGATCGTGTGGCCGACGGCGAAGTCACCACCTACGAAGATCTGGCCGATGACAAATGGGAAGGCCGCATTTGTACGCGCTCTGGCGTGCACAATTACAATCTGGCGCTGATGTCAGCGATCATCGCTCATCACGGCGAAGAAGGTGCCGCAACTTGGGCCTCTGAAGTGCGTGACAATCTGGCCCGCACCCCCCAAGGCAACGACCGCGCTCAGGTCAAAGCCATCTGGGCCGGCGAATGCGACATCAGCTTGGGCAACACCTATTACATGGGCAAAATGGTCAACAACGAAGAACAGATCGAATGGGCCGGTTCCGTGCGCATCGTGTTCCCGACCTTTGAAAATGGCGGCACACATGTGAACGTGTCCGGCATCGGCCTGACCCAATCCGCCCCCAACCGCGAAGAAGCTGTTCAGCTGATGGAATTCCTTGTTTCCCCGACTGCGCAATCAATCTACGCCGAGGAAAACTATGAATATCCCGTGCTCGACGGCGCAGACGTTTCTGAACTGGTCGGCAGCTGGGGCAGCTTTACCGCCGATGAGACACCTTTGACCGATTTGGCCGGTCATCGTGCGGATGCATTGCGCATTATGGAAGAAGTAAACTTTGACGGCTAA
- a CDS encoding SDR family oxidoreductase: MDITKVKAVVTGGASGLGKATTKALRDAGASVTIFDLDPKGADYAAEIGAEFAQTNVTDEGSVETAIAYAVDKMGGLNTAINCAGIATAEGTVGRNGPHALDSFQRTIDINLVGSFNVGRLAAAQMAEGGVIINTASIAAFDGQRGQSAYAASKAGITGLSLPMARDLARNGIRVMAIAPGVFMTPMLEGLGDEVHEALAKDVTFPKRLGDPAEYAALAKFIIECDYMNGTTIRLDGALRMP; this comes from the coding sequence ATGGATATCACCAAAGTAAAAGCCGTCGTCACAGGGGGCGCATCCGGTCTGGGCAAAGCCACAACCAAGGCCCTGCGCGATGCCGGCGCCAGCGTCACGATTTTCGATCTGGACCCCAAAGGCGCGGATTATGCTGCTGAAATTGGGGCCGAATTTGCGCAAACCAACGTCACTGACGAAGGGTCCGTTGAAACGGCAATCGCCTATGCTGTCGACAAAATGGGTGGGCTGAACACGGCGATCAATTGCGCGGGAATCGCCACCGCCGAAGGCACAGTGGGGCGCAATGGCCCCCATGCGCTGGACAGTTTCCAGCGCACGATCGACATCAATTTGGTCGGCAGCTTTAACGTTGGGCGTTTGGCTGCGGCGCAAATGGCCGAGGGCGGCGTGATCATCAACACCGCGTCAATCGCGGCCTTTGACGGCCAGCGCGGCCAATCCGCCTATGCCGCCTCAAAGGCGGGGATCACAGGTTTGTCCCTGCCCATGGCCCGTGATTTGGCCCGCAATGGCATCCGCGTTATGGCCATCGCGCCGGGGGTTTTCATGACCCCCATGCTCGAAGGATTGGGGGACGAAGTGCACGAAGCCCTGGCCAAAGATGTAACATTCCCCAAACGTTTGGGCGACCCGGCTGAATATGCCGCTTTGGCGAAATTTATCATCGAATGTGATTATATGAACGGCACCACCATCCGGCTGGATGGCGCGCTGCGCATGCCTTAA
- a CDS encoding ABC-F family ATP-binding cassette domain-containing protein, with amino-acid sequence MARAPLLQLTDISLTFGGDPIFDDLSLVVQPGDRVALVGRNGSGKSTLMKVMAGLVEHDSGGVVVSPGVSVGYMEQDPTMEGFATLGDYAASGLDPSEAYKVEMVAEGLKFDPSRDVNVASGGERRRAALAKLMAEGPSLMLLDEPTNHLDIEAIAWLEAELSSTKAGFVLISHDRAFLRNLTRATLWIDRGNVRRQERGFDAFESWRDKVWEDEDMARHKMDRRIKSEGRWAVEGISARRKRNQGRVRALQELRAERGAMIRRQGTAAMAFEGGQASGKKVIEAKGLIKSFDEKRIVSGLDLTVQRGDCIAFVGPNGVGKTTLINMLLGNVEPDSGTVKHGTNLNVAVFDQSRAQLDGDMSLWDNLTSDPAMGVSGKADQIMVRGNPKHVVGYLKEFLFDEAQARAPVRSLSGGEKARLLLAKLMARESNLLVLDEPTNDLDIETLDLLQDLIGDYPGTVLLVSHDRDFIDRLASTTIAMEGNGQATPYAGGWTDYQSQRKIDNAAVEKSTKSKTKSEKTKAEKQTGLSFTEKHRLEELPGVMQRLEAEIAKLETLMSDPDLFSREPVKFQKATDALVERNTKLAEAEEEWLILEEKAENS; translated from the coding sequence ATGGCTAGAGCACCCTTATTACAACTGACCGACATTTCGCTGACATTTGGCGGCGATCCGATTTTTGATGACCTGTCCCTCGTGGTGCAGCCCGGCGACCGTGTGGCGCTGGTGGGGCGTAACGGGTCGGGCAAATCCACCTTGATGAAGGTCATGGCTGGATTGGTCGAACATGATTCCGGCGGCGTGGTTGTATCCCCCGGCGTCAGTGTCGGCTACATGGAACAGGACCCCACCATGGAAGGGTTCGCCACCTTGGGCGACTACGCTGCCAGTGGTCTGGACCCATCCGAAGCCTACAAAGTTGAAATGGTGGCCGAGGGGCTAAAATTTGACCCGTCGCGCGATGTGAACGTCGCCTCAGGCGGGGAACGCCGTCGGGCGGCTTTGGCCAAATTGATGGCCGAAGGGCCGTCGCTGATGTTGCTGGACGAACCGACCAACCATTTGGACATCGAAGCCATCGCTTGGTTAGAGGCTGAGCTGTCATCGACCAAGGCGGGCTTTGTTCTGATTTCGCACGATCGGGCGTTTTTGCGCAATCTGACCCGTGCGACGTTGTGGATCGACCGGGGCAATGTGCGCCGTCAGGAACGCGGATTCGATGCGTTTGAATCCTGGCGTGACAAGGTCTGGGAAGACGAAGATATGGCACGTCACAAAATGGACCGCCGAATCAAATCCGAAGGGCGCTGGGCTGTTGAGGGTATTTCTGCGCGCCGCAAACGTAATCAGGGCCGGGTGCGGGCCTTGCAGGAATTGCGCGCTGAACGCGGCGCCATGATCCGTCGCCAAGGCACCGCGGCCATGGCGTTTGAGGGCGGGCAGGCATCCGGCAAAAAGGTGATCGAGGCAAAGGGGCTGATCAAATCCTTTGATGAAAAACGCATTGTCAGCGGGCTGGATTTGACCGTTCAACGGGGGGATTGCATCGCCTTTGTTGGCCCCAATGGTGTGGGAAAAACCACGCTTATCAACATGTTGCTGGGCAACGTTGAACCAGATAGCGGTACTGTCAAACACGGCACCAACCTGAATGTGGCGGTGTTTGACCAAAGTCGGGCCCAGCTGGATGGCGATATGTCGCTTTGGGACAACCTGACCAGCGATCCGGCCATGGGCGTCAGCGGCAAGGCGGACCAGATCATGGTGCGCGGCAATCCCAAACACGTGGTTGGCTACCTAAAGGAATTCCTGTTTGACGAAGCTCAGGCCCGCGCACCCGTGCGCAGCCTGTCTGGTGGGGAAAAGGCGCGCCTGTTGCTGGCCAAATTGATGGCGCGCGAAAGCAATCTATTGGTGCTGGACGAACCGACCAATGATCTGGATATCGAAACGCTGGATTTGTTGCAGGATCTGATCGGCGACTATCCCGGCACGGTGCTGCTGGTCAGTCACGACCGGGATTTCATCGACCGTTTGGCCAGCACCACCATCGCGATGGAAGGCAACGGTCAGGCCACGCCCTATGCGGGCGGCTGGACGGATTATCAATCCCAGCGCAAGATCGACAATGCGGCGGTTGAAAAATCCACGAAATCCAAGACCAAGTCCGAAAAAACCAAAGCTGAAAAACAAACCGGGCTGAGTTTCACAGAAAAACACCGGCTCGAAGAGCTGCCCGGTGTGATGCAACGTCTAGAGGCTGAAATCGCAAAGCTGGAAACGCTGATGTCGGACCCGGACCTGTTTTCACGTGAACCGGTCAAGTTCCAAAAAGCCACGGATGCATTGGTCGAGCGCAACACCAAACTGGCCGAAGCCGAAGAAGAATGGCTGATCTTAGAAGAAAAGGCTGAAAACAGTTAA
- a CDS encoding GNAT family N-acetyltransferase, whose translation MKLGQRPGRYTARFSRAATDIAAAQELRHLCFIKETGGVLRPNGRDADDFDDRCEHVLIHDSHDGKLVCCYRMLPLKGGGEINSSYSAQYYELDALNRYDGAMVEMGRFCIHPDVSDPNVLRVAWAAMTRYVDDHNVEMLFGCSSFQGTDSATYLDAFDMLAERHLAPKRWLPRVKAPKVFQFAKQRLQTRDRKMAMLRMPPMLKTYLIMGGWVSDHAVVDDHMNTMHVFTGLEISAIPPARARALRAVAG comes from the coding sequence ATGAAATTGGGCCAGCGCCCAGGGCGTTACACCGCGCGCTTTAGCCGGGCAGCGACAGATATCGCCGCCGCACAAGAATTGCGCCATCTGTGTTTCATCAAGGAAACCGGCGGCGTTTTGCGCCCAAATGGCCGGGATGCGGATGACTTTGATGATCGTTGTGAACATGTGCTGATCCATGACAGTCATGACGGTAAATTGGTCTGTTGTTACAGGATGTTACCCCTAAAAGGCGGGGGTGAAATCAACAGCAGCTATTCCGCCCAGTATTACGAATTGGACGCCTTGAACCGCTATGATGGTGCCATGGTGGAAATGGGTCGATTTTGCATCCACCCGGATGTCAGCGACCCAAATGTGCTGCGGGTCGCTTGGGCGGCGATGACGCGTTATGTGGATGATCACAATGTTGAGATGCTGTTTGGCTGTTCGTCGTTTCAAGGCACTGACAGCGCCACCTATCTGGATGCGTTTGATATGCTGGCCGAACGTCATCTCGCGCCAAAACGCTGGCTGCCGCGGGTCAAAGCGCCCAAAGTTTTCCAATTCGCCAAACAACGTCTGCAAACGCGTGATCGGAAAATGGCCATGCTTCGGATGCCACCGATGTTAAAAACCTATCTGATTATGGGCGGCTGGGTCAGCGATCATGCGGTGGTAGATGATCACATGAACACGATGCATGTGTTCACCGGGCTTGAAATTTCTGCCATCCCCCCGGCACGTGCGCGGGCCCTGCGTGCGGTTGCCGGTTGA
- the msrB gene encoding peptide-methionine (R)-S-oxide reductase MsrB produces MAKDKHVMDKVVKSDREWKEQLSDLAYKVTRKHATERARTHDNFPKDPGVFRCVCCDAALFDQDTKFESGTGWPSFFRPIDPEVIGEQEDRKLFMRRTEVHCARCDAHLGHVFPDGPAPTGLRYCLNGVALTFDPQ; encoded by the coding sequence ATGGCAAAGGATAAACACGTCATGGACAAAGTCGTCAAATCAGATCGGGAATGGAAAGAGCAACTGAGCGATCTGGCGTATAAAGTCACGCGTAAACACGCCACAGAACGGGCCCGCACACATGACAATTTCCCTAAGGATCCGGGCGTGTTTCGCTGTGTGTGCTGCGATGCTGCGCTGTTTGATCAGGATACCAAGTTTGAAAGCGGCACGGGATGGCCTTCGTTTTTTCGCCCGATCGATCCTGAGGTGATTGGCGAACAAGAGGATCGCAAATTGTTTATGCGGCGCACCGAAGTGCATTGCGCGCGCTGTGATGCGCATTTGGGGCACGTTTTCCCCGATGGGCCGGCCCCAACCGGGCTACGATATTGCCTGAATGGTGTCGCGCTGACCTTTGACCCGCAATAG
- a CDS encoding SufE family protein: protein MAQAAFEDLAETFEFLDDWEDRYRHVIDLGKAMDPLEDAFRVPATKVDGCASQVWLLPQIDGTGPNAVFHFRGESDAMIVRGLIAVLHCLYDGLSVTEVGAVDAPAELGRLGLNDHLSAQRSNGLRAMVERIREQAAIAVTA from the coding sequence ATGGCACAGGCCGCCTTTGAAGACCTTGCTGAGACCTTTGAATTTCTGGACGATTGGGAAGATCGCTATCGCCATGTAATTGATCTGGGCAAAGCGATGGATCCCCTCGAAGATGCGTTTCGCGTGCCCGCCACCAAGGTTGACGGATGCGCGAGCCAAGTGTGGTTGCTGCCCCAGATCGACGGCACAGGCCCTAATGCGGTGTTCCATTTTCGCGGCGAAAGTGATGCGATGATTGTGCGCGGATTGATTGCGGTTTTGCATTGCCTTTATGATGGGCTGAGCGTGACCGAAGTTGGCGCCGTGGATGCGCCCGCTGAGCTGGGACGTCTGGGATTGAACGACCATCTGTCTGCGCAGCGATCAAACGGTTTGCGTGCCATGGTCGAACGCATCCGCGAACAGGCCGCGATCGCCGTCACCGCCTAA
- the msrB gene encoding peptide-methionine (R)-S-oxide reductase MsrB, which translates to MKRRTFLALTGAAASTAMPSFGMADTFEVTRTDAEWRAMLTDLQYHVMRQEGTERAGSSPLDKVYDAGIYHCRGCDLALYDGATKYDSGTGWPSFYQSLRNAVGTREDNRLLRTRTEVHCRRCGSHLGHIFNDGPAPTGKRHCLNGVSLVFRAA; encoded by the coding sequence ATGAAACGCCGTACATTCCTAGCTCTGACCGGGGCCGCCGCCAGCACCGCCATGCCGTCATTTGGCATGGCAGACACGTTCGAAGTGACCCGCACAGATGCCGAATGGCGTGCGATGCTGACGGATTTGCAATATCATGTGATGCGCCAAGAGGGTACGGAACGGGCCGGATCATCCCCCCTGGATAAGGTTTATGATGCAGGGATCTATCATTGCAGGGGCTGTGATCTGGCGCTGTATGATGGGGCTACGAAATACGATTCTGGTACCGGGTGGCCATCCTTTTATCAAAGCCTGCGCAATGCTGTTGGCACCAGAGAGGACAATCGCCTATTGCGCACCCGCACAGAAGTGCATTGCCGCCGTTGCGGGTCGCATCTAGGTCATATTTTCAATGACGGACCCGCCCCAACAGGCAAACGGCATTGTCTGAACGGGGTGTCTTTGGTGTTTCGCGCGGCATAA
- a CDS encoding GFA family protein, protein MINGSCLCGKVKFHITGDPFSLSYCHCSRCRKVAGVFSAVLIGKAEDLHLDQGADVITRFKAADDAKFERCFCKECGTSLGDLATGDVYVVAASALDDDPKIRPSVHIHTESKPDWYEIDDRLQKFTGDYIPPDTPHA, encoded by the coding sequence ATGATCAACGGCAGCTGCCTATGTGGAAAGGTCAAATTTCACATCACCGGGGATCCATTTTCCCTAAGTTATTGCCATTGTTCCCGCTGTCGCAAAGTTGCGGGCGTGTTTTCTGCTGTGTTGATCGGCAAAGCCGAAGATCTGCACTTGGATCAAGGCGCAGACGTCATTACCCGGTTCAAAGCGGCTGATGATGCCAAGTTTGAGCGTTGTTTTTGCAAAGAATGCGGGACATCGCTGGGGGATTTGGCCACGGGGGATGTGTATGTGGTGGCGGCCTCGGCCTTGGATGATGATCCCAAAATCCGGCCCAGTGTGCATATCCACACAGAGTCAAAGCCGGATTGGTATGAGATCGACGACAGATTGCAGAAATTCACCGGTGATTACATCCCACCTGACACCCCTCACGCTTGA
- the cobS gene encoding cobaltochelatase subunit CobS, translated as MSNDLMDLNIKPTEEISVRDVFGIDSDMKIKAFPERTDRVPAIDPTYKFDPDTTLAILAGFGYNRRVMVQGYHGTGKSTHIEQVAARLNWPAVRVNLDSHISRIDLIGKDAIKLKDGKQITEFHEGILPWALRNPVAIVFDEYDAGRADVMFVIQRVLETDGKLTLLDQNKILEPHPYFRLFATANTVGLGDTTGLYHGTQQINQAQMDRWSLVATLNYLSHDAEANIVLSKAPQLNTEDGRKKVGQMVTVADLTRTAFMNGDLSTVMSPRSVIAWAENARIFNDVGYAFRLSFLNKCDELERQTVAEFYQRCFDEELPESAANATLS; from the coding sequence ATGTCGAACGATTTGATGGATTTGAACATTAAACCCACCGAAGAAATTTCCGTCCGGGATGTCTTTGGCATCGATTCTGACATGAAAATCAAAGCCTTCCCTGAACGCACTGACCGCGTACCGGCGATTGATCCCACCTATAAATTTGACCCCGACACCACGTTGGCGATTCTGGCCGGGTTTGGCTATAACCGCCGCGTCATGGTGCAGGGCTATCACGGGACAGGGAAATCCACCCATATTGAACAGGTTGCGGCCCGTCTGAACTGGCCCGCCGTGCGTGTGAACCTGGACAGCCACATTTCGCGGATCGACCTGATCGGCAAAGACGCGATCAAGCTGAAAGACGGCAAACAGATCACCGAATTCCACGAAGGCATCCTGCCATGGGCGCTGCGCAACCCGGTTGCGATCGTGTTTGACGAATATGATGCTGGCCGCGCGGATGTGATGTTTGTGATCCAGCGGGTTCTGGAAACCGACGGTAAACTGACGCTGCTGGATCAGAACAAAATTCTGGAACCGCACCCCTATTTCCGCCTGTTCGCCACCGCCAACACTGTCGGTTTGGGCGATACAACTGGCCTGTATCACGGCACACAACAAATCAACCAAGCACAAATGGACCGTTGGTCCCTCGTTGCGACGTTAAACTACCTGAGCCATGATGCGGAAGCCAACATCGTCCTATCCAAGGCACCACAGCTGAACACCGAAGATGGTCGCAAAAAGGTAGGCCAGATGGTCACCGTGGCCGATCTGACCCGGACCGCGTTCATGAATGGTGATCTGTCGACGGTTATGTCCCCACGTAGTGTGATTGCATGGGCGGAAAACGCCCGTATTTTCAACGATGTGGGCTATGCGTTCCGCCTGTCGTTCCTGAACAAATGTGACGAATTGGAACGCCAGACAGTGGCCGAATTCTATCAGCGTTGCTTTGACGAAGAACTGCCAGAAAGTGCTGCAAACGCGACCCTGTCCTGA
- a CDS encoding thermonuclease family protein produces the protein MLQKFLVLSSAIGVLALGCVPVPENATNQVTTGPSQCRVVDIVDGDTVDLSCPGQPRERARLMGYDTPETYEPGCRQELALGRQATQAMRQLVRQGQDFDFVFEGRDRYSRLLVWMTIDGENVADTMVQQGLAVRYSGGRRINWCDRLNA, from the coding sequence ATGTTGCAAAAGTTTCTGGTGTTATCCAGCGCGATCGGAGTGCTGGCATTGGGCTGTGTTCCGGTGCCAGAAAATGCCACTAACCAAGTCACCACTGGCCCGTCGCAATGCCGCGTTGTTGATATTGTTGACGGCGACACGGTGGATTTATCCTGCCCCGGACAGCCCCGCGAACGGGCGCGCCTGATGGGATATGACACACCGGAAACCTATGAACCGGGCTGTCGGCAGGAATTGGCGCTGGGACGCCAAGCCACCCAAGCCATGCGGCAATTGGTGCGCCAGGGTCAGGACTTTGATTTCGTTTTCGAAGGCCGTGATCGCTATTCCCGGCTGCTGGTCTGGATGACAATTGATGGTGAAAACGTCGCTGACACGATGGTGCAACAGGGATTGGCGGTACGCTATTCCGGTGGGCGACGAATCAATTGGTGCGACCGACTGAACGCCTAA